Proteins from a single region of Fusobacterium gonidiaformans ATCC 25563:
- the fabZ gene encoding 3-hydroxyacyl-ACP dehydratase FabZ, whose translation MLNTLEIMERIPHRYPFLLVDRILEMDVENKRVIGRKNVTINEEFFNGHFPEHPIMPGVLIVEGMAQCLGVLVMEGQEGKVPYFAAVENVKFKQPVRPGDTITYDVKVEKIRSNIVKASGVALVDEVKVAEASFTFCIADK comes from the coding sequence ATGTTAAATACTTTAGAAATTATGGAAAGAATTCCACACAGATATCCCTTTTTATTGGTGGATAGAATTTTAGAGATGGATGTAGAAAATAAAAGAGTAATTGGAAGAAAAAATGTGACAATCAATGAAGAATTTTTTAATGGACATTTTCCGGAACATCCTATTATGCCAGGAGTTTTAATTGTAGAAGGAATGGCACAATGTTTAGGTGTTTTAGTGATGGAGGGACAAGAAGGAAAAGTTCCTTATTTTGCTGCAGTAGAAAATGTAAAATTTAAACAACCAGTACGACCGGGAGATACCATTACCTATGATGTAAAAGTAGAAAAAATTCGTAGTAATATCGTAAAAGCTTCAGGAGTTGCTTTGGTAGATGAAGTAAAAGTAGCAGAAGCAAGCTTTACATTCTGTATTGCTGATAAATAA
- the lpxC gene encoding UDP-3-O-acyl-N-acetylglucosamine deacetylase has translation MKRRTIAKEIEYSGIGLHKGETIFMRLLPSNTGKIIFRRVDLEKGKNEIVLDIDNTFDLTRGTNLKNGFGAMVFTIEHFLSALAMVNITDLIVELNGNELPICDGSAKVFLELFENAGTRDLEEEVEEIIIKEPLYLSLGDKHIVALPSEEYKLTYSIRFEHSFLKSQTAEFILDYETYRKEIAPARTFGFDYEIEYLRKNNLALGGTLENAIVVQKDGVMNPGGLRFEDEFVRHKMLDIIGDFKILNRPIKAHIIAIKAGHALDIEFAKKLREI, from the coding sequence ATGAAAAGAAGAACTATTGCCAAAGAGATAGAATATTCCGGAATTGGATTGCATAAGGGAGAAACTATTTTTATGAGGCTCCTTCCCTCGAATACTGGAAAAATTATTTTTAGACGTGTCGATTTAGAGAAGGGAAAAAACGAAATCGTTTTGGATATAGACAATACTTTTGATTTAACAAGAGGGACAAATTTAAAAAATGGGTTTGGAGCTATGGTATTCACAATAGAACATTTTTTATCTGCTCTAGCAATGGTAAATATTACAGATTTAATCGTGGAATTAAACGGAAATGAATTACCGATTTGTGATGGAAGTGCTAAAGTTTTCTTAGAACTTTTTGAAAATGCAGGAACAAGGGATTTAGAGGAAGAAGTAGAAGAAATTATTATAAAAGAGCCGTTGTATTTGTCTTTAGGAGATAAACATATTGTAGCTTTACCTTCTGAGGAATACAAATTGACTTATAGTATTCGCTTTGAGCATAGTTTTTTAAAATCACAGACAGCAGAATTTATTTTAGACTATGAAACATATCGAAAAGAAATAGCTCCGGCAAGGACTTTTGGTTTTGATTATGAAATTGAGTATTTACGAAAAAATAATTTAGCTCTAGGGGGAACTTTGGAAAATGCGATTGTAGTTCAAAAAGATGGAGTGATGAATCCCGGAGGATTACGTTTTGAAGATGAATTTGTTCGCCATAAGATGCTGGATATCATTGGGGATTTTAAAATTTTAAATCGCCCTATCAAAGCTCATATCATTGCTATCAAAGCAGGTCATGCTTTAGATATAGAATTTGCAAAAAAATTAAGAGAGATATAG
- a CDS encoding ATP-dependent helicase, whose protein sequence is MSLLEKLNDKQREAAATVEGPLLILAGAGSGKTRTITYRIAHMIEELGIPPYLILAVTFTNKAAKEMKERVISLIGEEAERATISTFHSFGVRLLRMYGSKLGYQANFTIYDVEDQKRIIKGIMKELNLQNTDLSEKKLASLISKLKEEGVSADDYEKDAYEYEAKTIAEIYRRYNIKLKNQNGIDFSDILLNTKNLLEIPEILEKIQTKYQYIMVDEYQDTNNIQYQIVNKIAQKHRNICVVGDENQSIYGFRGANIQNILNFEKDYKDAMVVKLEQNYRSTAIILDAANAVIRHNTSSKNKNLWTDKKEGDKIKVFKALNQRDEVEKVISEIAKEKQKGRAYRDMTILYRTNAQSRVFEEAFLRYRIPYKIFGGMQFYQRAEIKDILAYLSLINNPLDETNLLRIINVPKRKIGDKSIEKIRFFAREQGLTLLDSLARAGEISGIGSGLAVTIQQFYTLIRELMDLAPYENTSIIFSSLLEKIGYKQYLETAYEDAEVRISNIEELGASILELENLLGNLSLRDYLENVSLVSATDDLQENQDYVKLMTIHNAKGLEFPVVFLVGVENETFPGNSKFSSEDDLEEERRLCYVAITRAEERLVISFSTTKYVYGEVQASQESIFLKEIPSEYKLEDWKEERPKYQKLQTKNTISTEDLKKKTSNLPFSVGERVLHKKFGLGIVRDLEEKKIIVEFVTGKKEIAAIVAEKFLSKAES, encoded by the coding sequence ATGAGTTTATTAGAAAAATTGAATGATAAACAAAGAGAAGCTGCAGCTACTGTTGAAGGACCTTTATTGATTTTGGCGGGAGCAGGTTCAGGGAAAACAAGAACCATAACTTATCGAATTGCTCATATGATAGAAGAACTTGGAATCCCACCGTATCTTATTTTGGCAGTGACTTTTACAAATAAGGCTGCCAAGGAAATGAAAGAAAGAGTCATTTCTTTGATTGGAGAAGAAGCGGAACGAGCAACGATTTCTACCTTTCACTCTTTTGGAGTAAGATTACTTAGAATGTATGGAAGTAAATTGGGGTATCAAGCAAATTTTACCATTTATGATGTAGAAGATCAAAAACGTATTATTAAAGGAATTATGAAGGAGTTGAATTTACAAAATACAGATTTATCAGAAAAAAAGTTGGCTTCTTTGATTTCTAAACTAAAAGAAGAAGGAGTTTCAGCAGATGATTATGAAAAAGATGCTTATGAGTATGAAGCAAAAACGATTGCTGAAATTTATCGCCGATATAATATAAAATTAAAAAACCAGAATGGAATTGACTTCTCTGACATTTTATTAAATACAAAAAATTTATTGGAAATACCTGAAATTTTAGAAAAAATTCAAACAAAATATCAATATATTATGGTAGACGAATATCAGGATACCAATAATATCCAATATCAGATTGTGAATAAGATTGCACAAAAACATAGAAATATTTGTGTTGTTGGAGATGAAAACCAAAGTATTTACGGTTTCCGAGGAGCCAATATTCAAAATATTTTAAACTTTGAAAAAGACTATAAAGATGCTATGGTAGTAAAATTAGAACAAAATTATCGTTCCACTGCTATCATATTAGATGCAGCAAATGCAGTGATTCGACATAATACTTCTTCTAAGAATAAAAATTTATGGACAGATAAAAAAGAGGGAGATAAGATTAAAGTATTCAAGGCTTTGAATCAAAGAGATGAGGTAGAAAAAGTTATTTCTGAAATCGCAAAGGAAAAGCAAAAGGGAAGAGCTTATCGAGATATGACAATTCTATATCGGACAAATGCTCAATCTAGAGTGTTTGAAGAAGCTTTTTTACGGTATCGAATTCCTTATAAAATTTTTGGTGGAATGCAATTCTATCAAAGAGCGGAAATTAAAGATATTTTGGCTTATCTAAGTCTAATTAACAACCCTTTGGATGAAACTAATTTGCTAAGAATTATCAACGTTCCAAAGAGAAAAATAGGAGATAAAAGTATAGAAAAAATTCGATTTTTTGCAAGAGAACAAGGATTGACTTTACTGGATTCTTTAGCAAGAGCAGGAGAGATTTCTGGAATTGGGAGTGGTTTAGCTGTAACAATCCAACAATTTTATACCTTGATTCGAGAACTTATGGATTTAGCTCCTTATGAAAATACAAGTATTATTTTTTCTAGCTTATTAGAAAAAATCGGATATAAACAGTATTTAGAAACAGCCTATGAGGATGCGGAAGTTAGAATTTCTAATATTGAAGAGTTGGGAGCATCTATTTTAGAACTAGAGAATTTATTAGGGAATTTAAGTTTACGAGATTATTTAGAAAATGTTTCCTTGGTAAGTGCAACTGATGATCTACAAGAAAATCAAGATTATGTGAAATTGATGACAATTCATAATGCGAAAGGATTGGAATTTCCTGTAGTGTTTTTGGTAGGAGTTGAAAATGAGACTTTCCCGGGAAATTCTAAATTTTCCTCCGAAGATGATTTAGAAGAAGAAAGACGGCTTTGTTATGTTGCCATTACAAGGGCAGAAGAAAGATTAGTGATTAGTTTTTCTACAACAAAATATGTCTATGGGGAAGTACAAGCATCACAAGAATCGATTTTCTTAAAAGAAATTCCAAGCGAATATAAGTTAGAAGATTGGAAAGAAGAAAGGCCGAAATACCAAAAGCTTCAAACAAAGAATACAATTTCTACGGAAGATTTAAAGAAAAAAACTTCTAATCTGCCATTTTCGGTAGGAGAAAGGGTCTTACATAAAAAGTTTGGTTTAGGAATTGTACGAGATTTAGAAGAGAAAAAAATTATTGTAGAATTTGTGACAGGAAAAAAAGAAATTGCAGCAATTGTAGCAGAGAAATTTTTATCAAAAGCAGAATCATAG
- the pssA gene encoding CDP-diacylglycerol--serine O-phosphatidyltransferase, translated as MVKKKYIAPNVITAGNMFLGYISITESIKGHFIPAIWFIILAMVCDGLDGKTARKLDAFSEFGKEFDSFCDAISFGLAPSILVYSILNQVAPGSLFIIPVSFLYALCGVMRLVKFNIITVASSEKGDFSGMPIPNGASMVCSYYLICHTIYQNFQISFFDINVFIAIIVLAAALMVSTVPFKTPDKTFSFIPKNKTLISFLIILIIATLKYSLFIVSFTYVLLNLLTFFTKKFVGEHQDQLDEFFEVVEEEDETK; from the coding sequence ATGGTCAAAAAAAAGTATATCGCCCCAAATGTAATTACTGCTGGAAATATGTTTTTAGGATATATTAGTATTACAGAATCTATTAAAGGGCATTTTATTCCAGCTATTTGGTTTATTATTTTAGCAATGGTTTGTGATGGCCTAGATGGTAAAACAGCAAGGAAGTTAGATGCGTTCAGTGAGTTTGGAAAAGAATTTGATTCTTTCTGTGATGCTATCTCTTTTGGACTTGCTCCTTCTATCTTAGTATATTCTATTTTAAATCAAGTGGCACCAGGAAGTTTATTTATTATTCCTGTTTCATTTTTATATGCTCTTTGTGGTGTTATGAGATTAGTGAAATTTAATATCATTACTGTAGCTTCGAGTGAAAAAGGAGACTTTAGCGGTATGCCAATTCCAAATGGTGCTTCTATGGTTTGTTCTTATTATTTAATTTGTCATACCATCTATCAGAATTTCCAAATCAGTTTTTTCGATATCAATGTTTTTATTGCTATTATTGTTTTAGCTGCGGCTTTAATGGTAAGTACAGTGCCATTTAAAACTCCGGATAAAACCTTCTCCTTTATTCCTAAAAATAAAACATTGATTTCATTTTTAATTATTCTTATCATTGCTACTTTAAAATATAGTTTATTTATTGTCAGCTTTACTTATGTTTTATTGAACTTGCTAACATTTTTTACAAAAAAATTTGTAGGAGAACACCAAGATCAATTAGATGAATTTTTTGAAGTTGTGGAGGAAGAGGATGAAACAAAATGA
- a CDS encoding glycosyltransferase family 9 protein, with protein MKQNDPIKILVIRFKRIGDAILASPVCNSLKKTFPNSSIDYVLYEPSAPLFTNHPYIDNVICISKKEQENPFLYLKRVWKITRNKYDIIIDIMSTPKSEVFTLFSLGTPYRIGRVSKNKKRGYTYNYKQYEPQNTKNKVDKFLKQLLSPLEKDFKLTYDPELILSVSEEEKKEMKQKMERIGLSLEKPIIPFAVLSRVAGKTYPIENMKKIIQYCLDHYEAQFVFFYSSDQKAQIKEIEKDLNFPKNIFTNLETRDMRELMAFFANSTCYIGNEGGPRHLAQALGLPCFALFNPSAEKKEWLPWPSDTNVGIEPKDTLSFHQISQEKYNSLTKEEAFALMTVPFIIEKLDIFLSKVLGK; from the coding sequence ATGAAACAAAATGATCCAATTAAAATCCTTGTCATAAGATTTAAAAGAATAGGAGATGCTATCTTAGCATCTCCTGTTTGCAATTCATTAAAGAAAACTTTTCCAAATTCTTCGATTGATTATGTTCTATATGAGCCATCAGCTCCTTTATTTACCAATCATCCCTATATTGATAATGTCATCTGTATTTCAAAAAAAGAACAAGAAAATCCCTTTCTTTATTTGAAACGAGTTTGGAAAATCACTCGAAATAAATATGACATCATTATCGATATTATGTCAACTCCAAAAAGCGAAGTCTTTACACTTTTTTCTTTAGGAACTCCGTATCGAATTGGTAGAGTGAGTAAGAATAAAAAAAGAGGCTACACCTATAACTATAAACAATATGAACCTCAAAATACAAAAAATAAGGTGGATAAATTCTTAAAACAACTGTTATCTCCACTAGAAAAAGACTTTAAACTAACTTACGATCCGGAGCTTATTTTATCCGTATCAGAAGAAGAAAAAAAAGAAATGAAACAAAAAATGGAAAGAATAGGATTGTCACTTGAAAAACCTATTATTCCTTTTGCAGTTCTTTCTCGTGTTGCAGGCAAAACATATCCTATTGAAAATATGAAAAAAATTATTCAGTATTGTTTAGATCATTATGAAGCACAATTCGTTTTTTTCTATTCTTCCGATCAAAAAGCACAAATCAAAGAAATTGAAAAAGATTTGAATTTTCCTAAAAATATCTTTACTAATTTAGAAACAAGAGATATGAGAGAGCTTATGGCTTTTTTTGCAAATTCCACTTGCTATATTGGAAACGAAGGAGGACCTAGACATTTAGCACAAGCTTTAGGACTCCCATGTTTTGCTTTATTCAATCCTTCCGCAGAAAAAAAAGAATGGCTTCCTTGGCCAAGTGACACAAATGTTGGAATTGAACCAAAAGATACTCTTTCTTTTCATCAAATATCTCAAGAAAAATACAATAGCCTTACAAAAGAAGAAGCATTTGCATTGATGACAGTTCCCTTTATTATAGAAAAGCTGGATATATTTTTATCCAAAGTTTTAGGAAAGTGA
- a CDS encoding Crp/Fnr family transcriptional regulator yields MEVSLEEIKKIEVFHGITKKSIEKIQKTAEIISLPQNKYLYTDKQNLDYIYFVLSGKVVISKGNEHGESRIIFLLSSGAMINQPFMRNNTSAIECIAFENSRILRITFSDFATILSQDYKLCKNCMIFMENRIRRLYRQLKNSVSINLDKKLAAKLYRLGIEHGSSSQEEGMTKINLNITITCLAKMLGCQRESLSRAMKSLNSRKIVKMIGRSIYVDMEAAKNLFKN; encoded by the coding sequence GTGGAAGTTAGTTTAGAAGAAATTAAAAAAATTGAAGTTTTTCATGGGATTACTAAGAAAAGTATAGAAAAAATACAAAAAACTGCTGAAATCATTTCTCTACCTCAAAATAAATATCTTTATACAGATAAACAAAATTTAGATTATATCTATTTCGTTCTCTCTGGAAAAGTAGTCATCTCAAAAGGAAATGAACATGGGGAATCCAGAATTATTTTTTTGTTATCATCAGGTGCCATGATCAATCAACCTTTTATGAGGAATAATACTTCTGCAATTGAATGTATCGCCTTTGAAAATAGCCGTATTTTAAGAATTACTTTTTCCGATTTTGCTACTATCCTAAGTCAGGATTACAAACTTTGTAAAAATTGTATGATTTTTATGGAGAATCGTATTCGTAGGCTCTACCGTCAATTAAAAAATTCTGTGAGTATCAATCTTGATAAAAAATTAGCGGCAAAACTCTATCGTTTAGGAATTGAACATGGAAGCTCTTCTCAAGAAGAGGGAATGACAAAAATTAACTTGAACATCACAATTACCTGTTTAGCAAAAATGCTTGGTTGCCAACGAGAAAGCCTTTCTCGTGCAATGAAATCATTAAATTCTAGAAAAATCGTAAAGATGATAGGACGAAGTATTTATGTCGATATGGAAGCTGCAAAAAATCTATTTAAAAATTGA
- the asrA gene encoding anaerobic sulfite reductase subunit AsrA codes for MKLRLSVEEFDKGLEKLSKEFKIFAPKSFQDRGTYSDTDIVKYDVVNHFDEMVWDRKSNFSPKETILPINQVLFYFTEKEFSESKEEEKKILVFLRACDLNAVKRIDQIYLANGASKDTFYARRREKVKFVVVGCTESYRNCFCVSMGSNTVDNYDAAMNIRNNEIYLEIQDDSLAVFEGEKTDFNIDFVKENKFSIEVPENIDFMHLQSHSMWDEYDTRCIACGRCNFTCPTCTCFSMQDIYYRENQNVGERRRVWASCQVDGYTRIAGGHSFRNKQGQRMRFKTLHKIHDFKKRFGYNMCVGCGRCDDACPQYISFSEAITKMKNAMDEKNKV; via the coding sequence ATGAAACTTAGGCTAAGTGTTGAAGAATTCGACAAAGGATTAGAAAAGTTGAGCAAAGAATTCAAGATTTTTGCCCCAAAGTCTTTTCAAGATCGTGGTACTTATTCTGATACAGATATCGTAAAATACGATGTGGTGAATCATTTTGATGAAATGGTTTGGGACAGAAAATCAAATTTTTCACCAAAAGAAACTATATTACCAATCAACCAAGTTCTTTTCTATTTCACAGAAAAAGAATTTTCAGAAAGCAAAGAAGAAGAGAAAAAGATTTTAGTTTTTCTAAGAGCTTGCGACCTAAATGCAGTCAAAAGAATTGACCAAATTTATTTAGCGAATGGAGCTAGTAAAGATACATTCTACGCTAGAAGAAGAGAAAAGGTTAAATTTGTTGTTGTTGGATGTACAGAAAGTTATCGTAATTGTTTCTGTGTGAGTATGGGAAGTAATACGGTAGACAACTATGATGCTGCTATGAATATTCGTAACAATGAAATCTATTTAGAAATTCAAGATGACAGTTTAGCAGTTTTTGAAGGAGAAAAAACAGACTTCAATATAGATTTTGTAAAGGAAAATAAATTCTCTATTGAAGTCCCTGAAAATATTGACTTTATGCACTTACAATCACATTCAATGTGGGATGAATATGATACACGTTGTATTGCCTGTGGACGATGTAACTTCACTTGTCCAACCTGTACTTGTTTCTCGATGCAAGATATTTATTATCGAGAAAATCAAAATGTAGGAGAAAGAAGAAGAGTTTGGGCTTCTTGCCAAGTAGATGGCTATACAAGGATTGCCGGTGGTCATTCTTTCCGAAATAAACAAGGACAAAGAATGAGATTCAAAACATTACATAAAATTCATGATTTTAAAAAACGTTTTGGATATAATATGTGCGTAGGTTGTGGGCGATGTGATGATGCTTGTCCTCAATATATTTCATTTTCAGAGGCAATTACAAAAATGAAAAATGCCATGGATGAAAAAAATAAAGTATAG